ATGACTACCGCACAACCGCTTCCCGTCGTTTCCCTGCAAGCCCCGAAGGACGTTTCGATCGCCGAGATCGAAGCCGAACTCGATCGCATTTGGCAAAGCTATGGCTCGGGTGAATCCGGTACGCTGGCAACCCGTGCCTCCACGTTCACGCTCGTGATTTGCGATGCCGTCGATGCTTCTCCCAATCAGCCGGGGAAAGTGGCCGACGCGATCGCAGCAGCCTATCCATGCCGAATCGTGACCCTCATTCCGACCTCCGGGAGTGATGAGGGCTTGAGCGCCCAGGTATCGGCGTATTGCCCGATGGAGAAACGTCAAGCTAGTTCGCTGATTTGCTGCGAGTCGATCGCTTTGCAAGGCGCACCGGATGCATTCGAGCGCAATGCAGCCATGGTTGAGGGTTTGATGCTGAACGACTTGCCCTCGTTTGTATGGTGGAAAGCATCGCCTGACTTCGATTCCGGACTGTTTCGTCATTTGGCACAGAACTCCAGCGCGCCGATCGTCGATTCCAGTGCGTTTGACGCTCCCGAAGGCGTTCTGCGCCGCGTGACTGAATTGGTTGGACAGGGCATCCCGGTCGCCGATCTGAACTGGCGGCGGCTGGCCGCTTGGCAGGAACTGACGGCAGAGGCCTTCGATCCACCAGAGCGGCGGGCAGCGATCGCGGAGATCGATCGCGTAACGATCGATTACGAACGGGGCAATCAAACCCAGGCGCTGATGTACTTGGGCTGGCTAGCCGGCCGCCTGCAGTGGCGTCCCGAATCCTATTCTCACGAGGGCGGCGATTACGATCTGCGCCACGTGACCTTCGTGGCCCCGGACCAACGCGTGGTAACGGCCGAGCTAGCCGGCATTCCCGTTGCCGATCCGGGTGAAGTGGTCGGCGATTTGATCGGACTGCGCCTGGCTTCAACAAACCTTAATGCCGACTGCTGCACGGTGTTGTGCTCGGAGTCGACTGGTTGCATGCGGATGGAGGCGGGGGGAGGCGCCCAATCGTGCCGCGTCCAGCAGGTGACGCCACTATTCGACCAACGTACGGAAATGCTGCTAGCGCAGCAGTTGCGCCG
The sequence above is drawn from the Rubidibacter lacunae KORDI 51-2 genome and encodes:
- the opcA gene encoding glucose-6-phosphate dehydrogenase assembly protein OpcA, which translates into the protein MTTAQPLPVVSLQAPKDVSIAEIEAELDRIWQSYGSGESGTLATRASTFTLVICDAVDASPNQPGKVADAIAAAYPCRIVTLIPTSGSDEGLSAQVSAYCPMEKRQASSLICCESIALQGAPDAFERNAAMVEGLMLNDLPSFVWWKASPDFDSGLFRHLAQNSSAPIVDSSAFDAPEGVLRRVTELVGQGIPVADLNWRRLAAWQELTAEAFDPPERRAAIAEIDRVTIDYERGNQTQALMYLGWLAGRLQWRPESYSHEGGDYDLRHVTFVAPDQRVVTAELAGIPVADPGEVVGDLIGLRLASTNLNADCCTVLCSESTGCMRMEAGGGAQSCRVQQVTPLFDQRTEMLLAQQLRRWGRDQLFEESMVVTHEILNLAAQQG